The Constrictibacter sp. MBR-5 sequence GCTCGACGTCGAGACCGTGCCGACGCTGATCCGGCTGGAGGGTGGCCGCGAGGCCGGCCGCGCCATCGGCTGGCACCGCGGCGACTGGGAAGCCGTGACCGGCATTGAGGGCCTCGGCGCCGACTTGCCCGAATGGCGACCCGGCTGCGGCTCGAAGAGCGTCGAGCCCGGCATGGCGGAGATCCTGAAGGTCCGCTTCGGCGACGCCCGCTTCGGCGCACGCCCCATCGAACTTCGCAATTACGATGACCCGATCGAGGCGGCCTACGAGCGCGGCTGGAGCGACGGCCTGCCGGTCGTGCCGCCGACCGAAGTGCGCGTGCTGCGCATGCTCCGGGGCACGACCCGTGCGCCCGACGAGATCATCGGCAGCATCCCGCCGAACCTGGCGCCCTGCACGGTCGAGAAGGCGGCGATCAACGCCGTCATGGCCGGCTGCAAGCCGGAATACTTCCCGGTCGTGCTGGCGGCGATCGAGGCGGCCCTGATCCCCGAATTCACCATGCACGGCCTGCTGTGCACGACGTACTTCGCCGGGCCGGTGGTCGTCGTGAACGGCCCCATCGCCAAGGCGATCGGCATGAACTGGGGCGGCAACGCGCTCGGCCAGGGCAACCGCGCCAACGCCACCATCGGCCGCGCGCTGCAGCTGGTCATCCGCAACGTCGGCGGCGGCATCCCCGGCGGCATCGACCGCGCGACCCTGGGCCAGCCCGGCAAGTACACGTTCTGCTTCGCCGAGGACGAGACAGACCCGACCTGGGAGCCGTGGCCGGTGACGCGCGGCTTCGCGGCCGGGACGTCGACGGTCTCTCTGTTCGCGGGCGACGGCGTCCTGTCGAATTTCGACCAGATCTCGCGCACGCCGGACAGCCTGGTGCGGTCGCTGGCGATGTCGCTCTGGTCGATCGGCCACCCCAAGAAGGTCCAGGGCCACGATGCGCTGCTGGTCCTGTCGCCCGAGCATTATCGCATCTTCCGCGACGCCGGCTGGGACCGGGCACGGATCCTCGCGGAATTCGAGGACGTTCTCCGCAAGCCGGGCAGCGAGCTGGTCCGCGGCGCCGGCGGCGTGATGGAGGGCGTCGTGCCGGAGCAGGCCGAAGGCGTGCTCTCCAAGTTCCGGCCGGGCGGGCTGCACATCGTGCGGGCCGGCGGCCAAGCCGGCCTGATGTCGGCGATCATCGGCGGCTGGGCGTCCGGCGCCCGCGGCAGCATACCCGTGACCAAGGAGGTGAAGACCTGATGGAGACGAGACTGCTCGATCCCACGGCGGAGAGCGCGCCGCTGATGCGGCCGCGCCTCGATCCGCCGGACAGCCTCGACGGCAAGACCGTCGCGCTGTTCGATATCGGCAAGGCGCGCGGCAGCGTCTTCCTCGACCGGCTCGAGGAAAGGCTGTCGCAGCAGGGCCTGAAGGTCCGGCGCTACGCCAAGCCGACGAACACCAAGGTCTCTCCGGTCGAGACGCTGCAGGCGATCGCGACCGAGTGCGACCTCGTCGTCGAGGCATTGAGCGATTGAGGCTCGTGCACGTCGTGCAGTTTGCATGACATCGCGAGCCTCGATCAGCGCGGCGTACCGGGCGGCATGATCGCCACCACCGAGTTCAAGGCGGGCTTCGAGGCGCAGGCCCGCTCGCTGGGCTTCGACGGGGCAGTGGTCTACGTGCCCCACCCGATCCAGGACCGCACCGACGAGGAACTGCGCGCCATCGCCGACGATGCGGTGGAGCCCGTCCTGGGAATGCTGCGGAAGGGGTAAAGGCCGGAGCGCGGGCGTCTCGCCGCCCCCTTCGCTGGTGCGGGCGGGAACGCCCGCGCTCCGGTTTCTACTTCACCGCGCCGCTTGCGCGCAGCTTCGTGATGGCATCGGCGTCGAACCCGAAGCTCTCCAGGATCGCATCGCTGTGCTCGCCGATTCCCGGCGCAGCGCCAGCAGGACGCTTCGTGACCCCCTCCAGCACGATCGGACTGCCGACGGTGTTCTTCGCGGCCGAATTCGGATCGTTCAGCGGCACGATCACGTCGGTCGCCAGCATCTGCGCATCGGTTTCCAGATCGCCGAGCTTGGCGATGCTGCCGAACGTCACGCCGCACTCGTCCATCCGCGCCTGCCACCAGGCGTAGTCGCGGGTGGCGAACGTCCTGTCGAGTTCCGCGACGAGCGCATGCGAATTGGCGATCCGGGCCGGCTTGTCGACGAACCGCGCGTCGGCGGCGAGTTCGGGCCGACCGATCGCCTTTAGAAGACCCGGCCACTGCCGATCCTCGGAAACCATGGCCAACATGAACCACCGCCCGTCCGCCGCCTCGTACAGGTTGTTGAGCGCGTTCAGCGATTCCTCGCGCTTCGGGCGCAGCTTGAACGGCGCGCCGCACAGCATCGCCTGGGCCAGGAAGGCGTTCGACCAGACACCGTTCGCCATCAGCGAGGTGCCGACCATGCCGCCCTTGCCGGTCCGCTCGCGCCGGAACAGGGCCAGCATGATGGCGCCGAACAGCGACATCGCCGTCGCATGGTCGCCCATGCCGGGCAGCGACCGCGCCGGCGGCGCGTCGGGTGCCGACCGGACATTGTCCATCAGGCCGGAGCGCGCCCACCATGCGGTGCTGTCGAACCCGGTCTTGCTGGCCTCGTCGCCCTTTTCGCCGTAGGCGGAGAGCGAGGCGTAGATCAGCCGGTCGTTGAGATGGGACAGGTCCTCCCAGCGGATGCCGAGCCGGGTCCGGACATTGAGCGGCATGTTGGTGAGAAAGACGTCGGCGCCCTTCACCAGTGTCGCGAGCACCTCGCGCGCCGCCGGCTGCTTGAGGTCGAGGGCGATACTCTTCTTGTTCCGGCTCTCGACGATCCAGGCGTAGTCGTCCTTCGACACCGGGTTGCCCGGCGAATCGCCCAGCCGGCGGTAAGAATCGCCCTCCGGCGGCTCGATCTTGATCACCTCGGCGCCGAAATCGCCCATGACCGTCGCCGCCGCCGGCCCCGCGATGAAACTGCCGGCGTCGATCACCCTGATCCCCGAAAGAGGCATACGAACATCTCCTGGATTGCCAATCGGCCGCAGTGTGCGCGGGATCGTCCCCCGCGTCACGTGTGCGTCGGAGACGCGGCGGCCGGTCAGGCTTCGTTCGCCGGCTATTCCTTGGGCGGCTGATCCAGCCTGACGGCGAGATCCTCCATGCCGTTCTGCGCCGCCTCGTAGCGCTGCATGACCAGCGGGTCGTGACCAGGGACGATGTGCCGCGGCGAATCGGCGAGCCGGTGCAGCTTCTTCCAGCCCTCCAGCATGTCGCCGAGATTGTAGAGGATCGGGAAGGGGCGCTGCTGCTCCATGTTGGCATAGAGATGCGCCGCGTCGGAGGCGAGGACGACGTGGCCGCGCCGGGTGTTCACGCGCACCGACATCAGGCCCTTCGCATGGCCGCCGATATGGTGGACGCTGATGCCCGGCGCGATCTCCGCGTCGCCGCAATGGAAGCACACCTCGTCCTTGTAGACCTTGCGCACCATCGTACAGACGTCCTCGACGTCGTAGGGATGGCGCAGGCGCTCGTGGCACATGAGCCGGCCCGTGGCGCAGTCCATCTCCTCGTCCTGCAGGTGGAAGCGGGCGTTCTCCCAATCGCCGAGCGTGCCGGCATGGTCGAAATGCAGGTGCGTCACGACCACGTCCTGCACCTCGCGGGGGCTGACGCCGAGCCCTTCGAGCCCCTCGCGGGGCAGTCGGTCGAGGGTCCGCCCGCGCGAGGCGGCAGCTTCCTTGGTCATGCCGGTGTCGACGAGCACCGTCCGGCCGTGCCCGCGGATCAGCCAGACGTAATAGGCGATCGCGCCGGAGGTATCGTGCGGGTCGCCGTCGATGAAATTGATGTTCATCGGGCGTCCGGTATGCGCGCCGTACTTGACGGCGAAGACTTCGTACTCGGCACTCACGGCATCCTCCCCTTATTTTCTTTGCCCAGCGATCTTACACATGGTCGAACGCGCGGTGCGATGGATCCGATGAACGTCCGCGCCCGT is a genomic window containing:
- a CDS encoding thioredoxin family protein; translated protein: MQLPENGLVAVVKRDCPTCELLEPVYRQLRDGPGLTVFSQDDPAFPEAIGGAHDDRDLERSYRLDVETVPTLIRLEGGREAGRAIGWHRGDWEAVTGIEGLGADLPEWRPGCGSKSVEPGMAEILKVRFGDARFGARPIELRNYDDPIEAAYERGWSDGLPVVPPTEVRVLRMLRGTTRAPDEIIGSIPPNLAPCTVEKAAINAVMAGCKPEYFPVVLAAIEAALIPEFTMHGLLCTTYFAGPVVVVNGPIAKAIGMNWGGNALGQGNRANATIGRALQLVIRNVGGGIPGGIDRATLGQPGKYTFCFAEDETDPTWEPWPVTRGFAAGTSTVSLFAGDGVLSNFDQISRTPDSLVRSLAMSLWSIGHPKKVQGHDALLVLSPEHYRIFRDAGWDRARILAEFEDVLRKPGSELVRGAGGVMEGVVPEQAEGVLSKFRPGGLHIVRAGGQAGLMSAIIGGWASGARGSIPVTKEVKT
- a CDS encoding UGSC family (seleno)protein, whose product is METRLLDPTAESAPLMRPRLDPPDSLDGKTVALFDIGKARGSVFLDRLEERLSQQGLKVRRYAKPTNTKVSPVETLQAIATECDLVVEALSDUGSCTSCSLHDIASLDQRGVPGGMIATTEFKAGFEAQARSLGFDGAVVYVPHPIQDRTDEELRAIADDAVEPVLGMLRKG
- a CDS encoding CoA transferase produces the protein MPLSGIRVIDAGSFIAGPAAATVMGDFGAEVIKIEPPEGDSYRRLGDSPGNPVSKDDYAWIVESRNKKSIALDLKQPAAREVLATLVKGADVFLTNMPLNVRTRLGIRWEDLSHLNDRLIYASLSAYGEKGDEASKTGFDSTAWWARSGLMDNVRSAPDAPPARSLPGMGDHATAMSLFGAIMLALFRRERTGKGGMVGTSLMANGVWSNAFLAQAMLCGAPFKLRPKREESLNALNNLYEAADGRWFMLAMVSEDRQWPGLLKAIGRPELAADARFVDKPARIANSHALVAELDRTFATRDYAWWQARMDECGVTFGSIAKLGDLETDAQMLATDVIVPLNDPNSAAKNTVGSPIVLEGVTKRPAGAAPGIGEHSDAILESFGFDADAITKLRASGAVK
- a CDS encoding N-acyl homoserine lactonase family protein, coding for MSAEYEVFAVKYGAHTGRPMNINFIDGDPHDTSGAIAYYVWLIRGHGRTVLVDTGMTKEAAASRGRTLDRLPREGLEGLGVSPREVQDVVVTHLHFDHAGTLGDWENARFHLQDEEMDCATGRLMCHERLRHPYDVEDVCTMVRKVYKDEVCFHCGDAEIAPGISVHHIGGHAKGLMSVRVNTRRGHVVLASDAAHLYANMEQQRPFPILYNLGDMLEGWKKLHRLADSPRHIVPGHDPLVMQRYEAAQNGMEDLAVRLDQPPKE